TCAGTTGCTCTGATCAATGGCTTTTAATTGATCTATTCAGCATTAGAATTAAGCATTAAACGACtcattaaccattaataaagcaATTACAACTTGTATAGCATTTATAAATAAGGCCTTACTAGAAAGTGGTACCAAAACATGTCACATATATAATTAGTGTGCAAAAATACTGTTCTAATAGAACtaagtttttttaaatattaagtCTTGTTCCGACTTGTGCTGTATATTGAAAATACCATCTGAATAATGATGAGGACATTTTGCTATATTCAGCGAAATGTTATGACAGTGTTAGGTTAGCTCCCTCAGATTAGCATATCAGTCAAGGCAGAGGAATTAATTTCTTGTATGTGAAAATGATGTCCTTGTTGTAATGAACAGCCTTGATTTCGATTAACTTAAGAGAAGAGCATTAGTCACAATAAAGCAATGACTAATGCACATTCAGGCATTCAGGAACAGAAATGCAGAAGCGAGGCTCGAGTTCATCAGCATCAATAAAAGCCAATCCTGAGGCACTTTCCCCTGATGAAGGCATATCCGTACTTCATTTTGGACGCTTAGTCATTTGGCTTAATGAGACAgataataaatttaaaaatctcACTGAGGACTTAATGCTGTGGATATTTTGTGCTGTGTGGGTGGAAAGCATTCATTTTAGTTGAGCCCACAGGGATAAAGACGTGAGCTCGTCTCTCCAGAGGAAAGAGGCAGCAGTGCTTTACAACGATTcaggtgagacacagagaagtgagagagggaaaaaaatatatagaaatacAGTAGAAATAAGGTGGAGCGAAAAATCGGATGAAGAttgaaaaagagcaaaaaaaaaaaaaacatagggaaagaatggagaaaaagacagacatggCAAAGAATGcctcaaacaaaacaacaatggataaagacagaaagagcgtgaaaagagagaagattTTGGGTCAGATAGGTGACCCAGTTACCTGATCATGTGATAGCTGAGAGAAGATGCCAgaatgcagcagaggaggagaagagcatGCACgtcaggcagaggagagaggacaagGAAGGAGAGGCGGAAGgataaaaaaggacaaaagaagGCAGGAGACAAGAGAGGTCAGTTCAGAAGCCAGCAGAAGCTACTGTAGAGCTCGAGTGAGCAGAGCAAACCTGcactggaaacaaacaaacaaacaaaaaaaaaaatatatatatatcactgtCCCCCATGCCAGAAACAACACGAGGACAGACCCTCTGTCTGAAAAACAATACCACACTCTCCAGCAGAGGAACAGAAAGACTGGAGGATGTGAATGATTTATACTCTTTAGCTAGGAGAGGACATGCTCATCTTCTGTGTCACCACTGGTTTGTGACACCACAGAGGTAGACGGTAGAGGACATCAGAAATACATCATAACAGCTTATACAAccacataataataatgttcTTAAATAACTAATTGTGTGTACTTGTAAGCCTCTCATTTCAAGGTCATTACAGCTGAgtcattaacaaaaaaaaaaaaaaaaaaaaaaaaaaaaaaaaaaaagagatgaaaacacaccCAAACACTGCAGGCACAGTGAGCATgacaggagagacacacacacacacacacacacacagacaaaaaaaaaacatttctcctcctcattcACCAGcagaaaaatggagaaaaaccAACTCTTGCATAAGCCCTCACTTTAGTGATTTGACTACAGTTACATCACCGTGTGACTGTACTTACTTCTGGAAAATGAATATTCCTATGACTACAGCAAAGGAGATGAGGTCTGCAGACACCCACATCAGGCAGTATCCATGTGGtctctggaaacacacacagacacacaattaTGGTGAGTCTGAATTTTGCCCTTAAGAGGTTCTTGGCAGTATCTACCACTGGATGGCAGTGTATGTCAACAATACAGACTCTTATATGTGCAGCAACACCTTAACCATCTTAGGGTTTTATATATAATACTCCTGCAAATAAAGTCACAATTTGAGGTCTTTATTAATAAATccactataaataaaatgtatttaacagcatttaaatgatttcaaaCGTGCACTCTTCTCCAGGCACAGTACTAACTAGAAGAAAACCTGACCTAAATAACTGATGGCCCCATGATAAATACTCCCTTACACTGGCCTTATTAATGTCCAATGGAAGATTCATTTGACTTAGATTTCAAATTAACAGACACAGTGCATACAGAGCTGCGGATGCCCAACAGCCTAGAGTGTGCCTGAACcacagcgggggggggggcagggtcATATCTACATGTTATCATGCAGAGTTCCCATATGGTGGCACAGACGGGGGGACCAGGCTgggctgctgcacagacgaggGAGGTGAAACGATACCGGAGAGGAACAGTGTGGGTGCTACCCATGTTGAGAGGTTTTGGGAGACGACTAAACAAGACCACAAGTCATTCTCTATAGGAtatgctgcagtgatggtgcCCGTTCTTCTACTGTGCTGGGGCTTCCGATGAGTGTTGGAAAGTAATAGGATAACATTTTcaataaaggaaataaacacaCTAGATGAGCTCAGTTGAAAGCTAAGGTCCCTTATTGATATCACCTGGTAAAATCCAATTTAGTCATGCAGAGGAGGTGCAGCTATAGGAGAGGAGACGGGCTGAAGGGGCATATcgaagaaagaaagtgagaagtGAGAAGTTCCAGGCaaagaacaagagaaaaaaaaactatacagTATTTGACGGATCCTTACCATGAGCCAGATGGGGTAAGGCACCTTTCTGAGGATATGCGGGGCCTCTGAGGAGACTGATGACACCCCGCTGCACCAGAGCACCGAGTACAGCCAGGGCTCGTTGACAGTGTAGAGGGTGAGGTTGATGTGGCTCTCAGAGAAATCACTAAAACCAattacacacattcaaacactttttcttttaaaatataatcCAAGAGTTAAGGTGTCAACCTGATAACATGCacatttgcatatgtgtgtatgttcctACCTGATGTCCTTTGTGCTGGCCTGGTtgtatctgagcagcagcctgCTGATGCCCGACTGATGGAGACTTTGAGGACTCAGTTTCTCCACTGAGGTCTGGATCAGACCAGGTGCCAGCTGTCTCACCTGGGCCCTTTGCTCGTCTGGAGTCCACATCACCtacacacagcacaaaacaTAGAACATGCTGTTACACTTGTCTCTATGAAACTTTGTGTCATCAATATTAATGAAGTGACAGGGTCTGAATGCACATGAATAGGAATGGGGAACAATCATTGCCCTTGGACTGTAATAGCAAAATCAATTTATGTAGACATTGTTTATATTAATTGACATTTAAACCCATCCTATTTGTATGAAATATGTTTAGAATAAACACCCCGACATCATGCCGTGTTCAGCTCTTATACACCTACCAGGCTCGGAGGAACCCCAGATTGCTGCACAGCTTGCAGTGTATCATTGATCCAGCTGTAGTAGCAGGGATGGTCTGGGGGAGGTCTCCTAAGCCTGAAAACCACTGTGCTGTTATGATAGGAGGCCAGCTTCAAAAGCTGCTCCAGGCTGCACACACTCTGGTTGGCAATCAGAGTCTTCTCATGCTGGGACAGGGTATGCACCGTCCAGAAGGGGTCATCCTGAAACAGGGGGAcatcagaaatgtgtttaaCACCAGTAATATCTCTGGATTTACTGTTTAAAATACAATTACTACAATGCAATGACACTGCTAGAAATTCAACTGTGTTTttggaaagcagaaaaaaaaatgtctataCATTCATAATCCTAATAGGTGCCTTGAATAAAAGCATCCATCCCGGTGTTATGTAGAAAGTTTGGACAACGcctacatgaaataaaaatagtgGAATGTTTTTCCTAATTTCCTTTGCTTTCCCGCTTCACTGCTCCCTCACTGCTtgtcaaaacacagaggagaggatgatCAGATGATGCTTATTTAGCTCTTCCATGATgtgcttcacttcacttttctGACTAAaaaaattatcattttaatgacacttttATCATACAATCAGGACATATAAGGTGACATGTTTGGGCATAGACAGTGAATTGTCCtatacacagaaataataaGGCTTTTCTTAGAATACAATACCCAGGCGCAACGTGCACACATGCAGTGTAAATAGACTGAAGGAGAGAGTGGGGAAAGTAATGCTccttcaaacactgacacagcagaAGCAGAACAGCCAAGTGTCTTTGTGCAGAAATCTGATCTCAGAAAGTCTGAGCTtctgaagaaaatatttaacaaacacattttaaaatgcaaaatgagaATCGAAGACGTGGATAGAATTTCATTTTACAGAGAGATATTTGCCAGAGTACTTTTTAAGCAAGTAGACAGATGATAGAGTACAAATACATGACTCAAGTAAACTGTTGAAGGATTAAAGTGGAGCACAGCAAAGAAGCTCAGTGCTGCATCTTGCAGAGAATCTAAAATCTCTTCCTTAGCAACAGAATCAAAAGATAGAAGCAGTTGCAGGTGATGACTAAGTAGGAATACAACAATAGAGTAGGtcagttttccattttcttgTAGACGTTGCACTGTTATATGGACCcatgcagagaaaaataattggGTACCAGGACAGGCAGTATTTATACACAATGTTCATGCCTTGTTTGCTGATGTATTTTGAGCCTGTTTGGCCCACTGGTCTGGCACGCCAAACAgcttgaaacagaaaaaaatattgtgaagcACTGGTTGACCCTGATCCACTCCCTATTAAGATGAAACCAGAGGACGTCATGAAGGATCAATGAGTGAGAGCACTCATGACTCAGTGGGCTAATGACCTTTATCACACATCACTGCACGTCACGCTGTGAGAAGATGAAATGGCTTCAAAATAATCCCTATATTTAGTCCTCATTGGCAACCAAGAGCTACCTTAAGGAACCACTGTCCTGCGTTGAGCTGTTGCAGATCTGTCCAGTTGAAGAATGAGGcttcatccatctgtctgtctgggaAAACCTTCTCTACGTCTGTGGTCCTCCGCAGAGTGCTGTCGTGCATCAGGAAGGGCACTCCATCCACACTGGTGATCAGAGAGGGGATCAGAGTTTTAAAGATGCAAGttggaaagaaagaggagagatggTATAGACAGAAAAGATGAATAATAGAATGGCGTTCTAATTTCCATCATTGGTCACATAGAATCCTTCATTCTGATTGGCCagagggtttttattttatgtctctgATGTAGCGACTTCACTACTCACTGCTTCATGGATTATCCCTTACAGACAAGAATACTTTAATTATAGGTACATTAATAATTTCTACTTCAAATTAATGAGGATTAATGCTCATAGTTGGGCAGCAGccttcatctgtatgaactcCTAAAACCCCACTAACACAGAATCACCCACTATTGTCACTCccattttataataattcaaAATTAGTGTCTGTTTACAATGAAAAAGGACTCGAGAGTATCACAAAAAGGTCACTTTATCTGTAGGTCCTGCTTGAAAACGGGAgcagaagagagagcagaggagataaGAGTTTGGCCCAGTTGTGAGGTTTTTATGCGaaaatgctgctgctcagtATTTGAATAGCAAATGagctcaattttttttttagttcacaTCAGGTTGTTATCCTgatgtaaccatgacaacactaAAAACTACCCCATTTCTCAATATTTGCTATTCAAATGTTTAGCCAAGACAAAAATCTTTCCCTGTGTGAACATTAGTGTTTGTGAACTGTTAATTCCCAAAATATATTAAttaggagaaaaagaaatactaaATGGATGCAGAGGAAACAGGGGCAGGAAAATATGTTGgtatattgtgtgtatgtgtcatattgtgtgtgtgtgtgtgtgtgtgtgtgtgtgtgtttgtgtgtgtgtgtgtgtgtgtctggtttgcTGCTGGACTGGAGTCTCACTGTCGCTCTGGCTGTCATCAAGTCTAATTACTCAGCACAGTCAGGAGCTTACCTGTCAGCAGCCTGCACTAATCACACATGCATTCACCTCTCTTAGGACAGTACAGGGAACActgtcagcacacacatacacaaacacacagacacatacacggCGCCAAGGTGGTTGCTAATACAATAAAAGAGTCTGCAGTTGGTTAAGATGCAAGACTGTAGTGATGATAACcggaaacacacaaacacacaacctgcaCCAACTCAGAAACACTCCCCACTTAACACAATAACTTATCCTCCATCACTGGACACATGCATGAGTAAACATGTACACCCACTATTAATCATACACCATGGTCGCTACAGCATCCATCCTCCCCaactcctctttcctcctccaaGTGAGTCTTGCTGGGCTCAGCCTGTCATCTCCCATTGTGTTGGTGATGTCATGCCTCCATCTACTGACTGCTGATACACTGATCTGCTGTTGCATCACTCGAGCCTGTTCAGTGCTAGTGTCCTGTGGCTGTTGCTGTTTATATCCCTATTGTGTGTTGAGTTACCCATTTTGtagtaataaaatataaaatataaataatatgtaacatataaataatatataattgcTAGTTTATCTTTTTCCCTTGGTTGGTAATTTGTCATCCAGTGTGAGCTCGCTCTGGTACTGGTATTCAGATGTTTTGGGGAAACTAGTGTTGAAAAGATTAAATAACCCTTCATTTGTTTGGCTGTCATTCCTTTGTATtgattgtgcgtgtgtgtgtgtgtgtgtgtgtgtgtgtgtgtgtgtgtgtgtgtgtgtgtgtgtgtgtgtgtgtgtgtgtgtacctgataGCAACATCAGCTTCCAACCCTGTGACGTTCATCTGTAGAGCTCGCTGGAAGGACCACAGCGTGTTCTCTGGAGcaagctggaaacacacacacacccttgaaTGTAATCCTGTGACAATGACTTAATAGGTGACTTTACTGTAAGTCCTACTACTGAGGAAAAACATGACAGACGAGGTTATTTTATCAAGTAAAAAAATATCCTCAATGCGATTTGTCACAGACGTGACTCATTTCTCTGAACACAAAGGAATGTTGTAAAATGGGAAGTGCTCTCTTCCATTATTTAACTCTTCAAGTCAAGGTTATGATCAATACCACACCAATAGGTTATGCATCACTTACTCAACCTTCCTGTGAGACCCTGTTAGTAAAGCTGGGAACCACAGGATAGGAATGATGCTATAATCAATACAGCGTCTGACTGGGAAACTGAGCCAagtcatgtgattttttttttttttccagtgggaGTTTCTTACAGCCTCACCGAACCACTCCTAATTTTAGATTCCTCTGTGAGGATCGATCGCTTTACGCAAATACCACAAAAAGGCAGGGTGTGTTTTTGAGCATGTGAGTAACtgtaatgaaaaacaagaaattcCTTTTCCTTCGAACGATTGCACAATACTCAGCAGTTTATTGTGCCAAGTCCGTAAATCCTTCTGCAGGTAACGTTTGGAAGGGATAAAATTAATCCAAGCACAtaaatcaaacataaaaaaatgaaaatgtgctttGGTATGCATGAGCCATATTAATGTGACCTTCTGAAGCATACTTTACCCAGAGGCTCTTGTACACACTGTAGTGGAGTCTAAAATCTGATCTGTGAGCGAGATGCTGTAGCTGAAAAGGTGAAGAGACCAGAAACAATTCTCTTTCACATCAAGCTGCAATGTAACAGTTGTctgtgcatgtctttgtgtttgccAGGCAGAGAATATATCCCTGCCATACATGAGGCAGCCAGAGCTCCAGGCTCTGACTGCGCAATGTTTGTGGACTATTTTCAGTTGCGGGACCACAAGGTCATTAATAGACTAGAATAGCTCTGGGAAGAGCAGGagaagagaaatgaatgaaaaacaaggTGGACAAattttcctctcccttctccaAAATAGAATCAAGTGGTCCTTGACACTCTGGTTTATGGTTAAATTCTCTGTGAAGCAAATATCAGGTAGCTCAAAATGTACGGCAATGTAAAAGCAAAAGTCGCCCGTTTTATTTCCCCACATTCTGATTCAATGATAGAGGTCAGCTGACTTACCATGGGGGCTCCTTGGTGACCAATAACATCAGGACGTGGTTTGAGGCTAGTGGGCTCCATGATGCAGGGGGAGGTGATGTAGAGGGGCATCACATAGAGTCCCAGTAACACACTGAGATACAGCAGCACGACCACCACCTGGAACACTGGGACAAGACAGatgatttcttttgttgtgtctGATATGAAGATATGATTatagagtggggggggggggggggtccaaaATCTGCCTAGTGGCACCTTTGatgctcattaattaacatgtcATAACTCGTTTGTTTTCAGGGAGTTATGTACCAGATTTTGTTactctcaacaagaaagcaaataagcgcatttcccaaaatgtcaaaccattccTTTAAATGTTACAAATAATACACATCCAAATTTGAAATTGCATACAATTTGGGATGGGATGTGCTTTTGGCAAATAATTGCCTTGGTCAAGTTTATTTTAATGCCAAGCTCCCTTAGTAAACATCTTCAGCATGGACATAAATAAGCTAATTAAAGCCACAGCACTGACCGTCATgggaaaacattttgatttgtaaCCAAGAGAACATTTATGTGACATCTAGGACTCTTGTTCAGTTTTCAAAGAGAAGTGTGACGGAAGTAGCTGCTGTGAATGTGGGTGATGTTTCCCCTGCATAAACCTCAGTGTAAGTGAGCGATGAAGGCTGCaaatgtggacacacacacacaaacacacacactcatggggGAATGTATTTGTTTCAAGGTCACCTGCGGGGCGGGGTTGAGTAGACAACTCTTGTTATACACATGAGAttcacagcccccccccccccggccagGCCCTTTCCACCTTGTCAAAACCTCCAAAAGCAGAccaaccaaaaaccaaaaaatgaaGCGGAATATCtcttttattagttttaaatgtCTCTCCCAGTAGCAACTGTCATGTCCAAAAGACAGTTATATAACTCATTGGAGGGTTAACAATGTACGGGACTGACATGacatttacaataaatactACTGATATATGGCTATAATTTCTCCAGTGGACAATAAATAGCATATAAATGACACCAACTTTCAACTCTATTCACACCTGTTCTTTTCTACAGACACAATTAGTGGTGAgagttaaaacacacactaacagtgCTGCTAATCTCAAGAAAGAACCCATACTTGAGGAGAAAACAATCCAAGGTGTCCTGGCTGGAAAACATCACATGAGCCCATAGGAATGTTCGTTATCTCCGACACCCTGGGTGGAGGTCCTGGCCTCTGTCTACATAGTGTTAATCATTCACCACTCTTCctgtaactctgtgtgtgtgtgtgtgtttgtgtgtatgtgagacaGACTTTTACATCAGGTAACAGTAACTCGTATTTTGTGTTACAAACTTAAACGTACTTGTTTTTTCTGCACGGGCGACCTGTCCAGCCACAATCCACGACAGTGCTGTGACCGCAGCAAGAGCCCCGATATGAAGGAACGGACCTGTAGCCTGGGCAGTGATGTGACACGGTGGAGAGGATGAAGGcaggagatgaaaaaaaagaaagaagatataGAAGAcaaaggggaaagagagagaggagggagggagaatcAGGGTTAAAGAGAgatgacaaagaaacaaagataaagacGACAGACAGGCATGGAATTACAGACATTATCTAGGGTTAAGACACTGGTAGCACTATTCAGGGATAATAGCTATCATTTGCAGAGGCATTCAATTTTAATTGCACTTTAGCAGACTTCAAATCACACATTCCTGGTGGTGCAATAATCTCACAGGGACACACTAATTATGCACTTCTCACAACTCCTTGCATATTGTTTAGCTGCTAATTTTTACCAGGATAAATGCAGATTGAGTGTGGTGTCACTACAGTGTATGAGGTGTATTACACTTTGTTCTAtatggaaatgaaaagaggtACTCAGAGTTTTTAAACAGTTGATCCTGGATGCAAGAGTGGTTGCAGCTCATTTATTTTATCCAGTGCTCACAAACCAAGTGTATGTTGTTATGTAGAAATAACAGTCTGCTTTCATTCCATGTGTCACAAGACTCAGTTTTGTACTGAAACTTGTCATTAAGAGTGATGTCAGAGCCCCTTGGTAGCTGAATGGTTACAGAACATGCCACATAACCACAACATCCATGGTTTGCTTCCTGCCTGGGGCTTTTGTTGCATGTCAGACCCctgtctctccttccctttgttttctgtctgactctTCACtatcaaattattttaaattttaattattcatcttaaaaaaaaaaagaaaaaaaaaaaaaaaaaaaaaaaaagagtaatgtCAAGTCATCCAAAACAGCTTTGAAGCTTTCCTATGTTTCAGTCTGCTGACCTGCAGGGAGATAGGGATGACATCCCACTCTTGTCCCcatgtttgattgacagataTCACCCCAATGATGGTGgtgagcagagcagcagtcacTCCTATCTgtgtggacagagagagaaagatgcagAAAATCAGAGAGGCTGTCACTTTggatacatacatacacgcatgcacacacacacacacacacacacacacacacacaccacagagtaACCCTGAATAGCTCCCAGCCCTTTCACACCTCAAGCAGTGTTTGGTCCGTGTGTTTGGTTTGCTGATCGTATTCTCAAGCAGGTCATTTACTGGGCTTTCACAAGCCTCCTGGGACAACATGATCCCAACTGTGAGTTCAGGACAAGTTCAGCTGATTGGCTATGAATGGACACAGACGCAAGCACTAAGCAAACAGGTAAGTGTAAATACACAACtgccaacacacatacacacaccaggagaaaaaaaaaaaaaaaaaaaagatagatatAAAAAACCTCACCCACCTCTTTCTACCTTCCAAGTTttcaccacccacacacactcacacaaacacagtcgcTCACTTGGTCTCACATTTGGCACCTTACCTTATGGAGCCAGTGTAAATTTAATTGTTGCCCAAGCGCAATGTGGCAAAGCGctaaaacctgaaaaaaagaggaaaaaaaaaaaaaaaaaaaaaaagagacatgcAAATAAGAGTCCAACTTTCAAAAACAAGTCTGCTGCCTCACAGATCTTAACTTGTTCAGCTTCAACATGTGACTACTTTTTTCTTGacatatacacaaataaaaagctgCCTGAACAAGAGCACAACATGTTTAGCACGTCCTTAGTGAATATTTGACATGGGACTGACCATTAAAAATGCAATATAGGTGAAGCCAGCAGCGGTGGTGGCCAGGATGGGAACAGTGCCATCGCTCCACACCCCAGAGCGGTTGTAGAGGAACCTGCCGGAACAAGAGAGGGAGTGGTGTCTTTCAACATTTGAGAGCTCACCTGCATTTTATCATCACTGATATGACGGCTCGGCAGAACTGAATTTATGTGTGTAGGTTTTTGTATTaccttttaaaataataatctgtcATTTTGAATTCCTTTCAAACCAAACTGTAAATGCCTTACAagttttacttaattttttaTAATGGATGAAATTTCattacagtaacagtaacaacCTGAAAAAGTCTTATTTGCAAACTTCCTTTCACAAATAGAGAGAGTGAGTGGTGTAAAGAGTGACTTTACAGCATTATCAGTTTGCAATGGATCTGCAAGACGAGTACAGTTAAAAAACGAGGACATATattgtacaaaataaaagccgACTGGTGCTACAAAGGCCTTTGACTTACAGGCAGACACTCATCAAGGTTCCTTGAGCTTAATGCTTTATTCTTGCAATAAAACTAAAACggacacaacaaacacagtagCCCCAGTGACAGCAGACACTATTGTTGGGTTATAGGGAGAACTCAGACCAAAGAGATTATGCGATTGTTATTATAAATGGATGGGTGGCAAATTATTGACAGCTGGTTTCTGTCTTGTGGAGGAGCTGCATTGTGGGAGACAGACGGTAAAAGTAACAATAAGAGTATTCAGCACTTGTTACTTGTTTTGTTATGAAAAGGTTGACAGCTGCAGAGCAAAGTGTATaagcgtgcatgtgtgtgtgtgtgtgtgtgtgtgtgtgtgtgtgtgtgtgtgtgtgtgtgtgtgtgtgtgtggggtgtttGACATGGCAGCAAGGGCCTATAGCACTAATTACATTCAAAGCCTTATCAGTGATTCCAATGGCACAGAGCCACAGCAGGGTCACTTAGCACTGATGCTCCTAGCCCTTTGTGAATACATTTATACTGCAGATGGACTGGGACACTCCCTGCTGCTAAATCACTAGAACACACAAGGGCAGGATCATCTCTCTGATTATCTGTGGGACCCAcataaaaaacaggaaatttgTCCACTGCCTATTAAAAAGGAATGGCAAATGTCTGCCCACCAAAACTGACATccagagataaaaaagaaaacacaatagtGAGATTGCTGATAAAACTGGACTGGGGTGACTGTTTGgggaacagaaaaaaaaaaaaggaatggaGAATATACACACGGCAAAAGATGTGAGGCAAAAGGCAAtttaaaaaaggtgaaatgTAGGAGAAATGAGAAGTGGGATATAACAGAAAAACTACAGTGGGAAAGGGATGTGACAGGAGGTAATGGAAGGCAATGGATGATAATAAAAGGAAAAGGTGACATTGTAGAGGTCCttgagagcaggaggagagggggaggggagagactGTTCACAAGAAAGACCAGTGTGTTGTATGTGGCATTATGGGACACAGCAGTAACCATTTTGTACTATAgcattcacaaaaacacttaaacataTTGCTTTATGGAAAATCGTATGTGGCATTTTGAAAACAGATTAATCTTACTTGTGGTATCTTCCAGTATAATGTTTTCAGTCACATAAATTAGTTTTTACACCAATGTGGCACAGGGGCTGAGTGATGTACAGTACAGGAAATGTTTGGCAAGCTAACTCTTTGTTATATAATGGTGTAATCTGTGGAGGGCTGGGCAGTCTCTACTCAGACACAGATTAAGCAGATGATTTAGGAAATCAACAAGCCGACAAGCACGGATAGAATCTATTTACAGCCAAAACAATATGGTGACAGGCATCTGGCCCAAAGTTTTGACATGACAACACGCACAGTCAGTTTGGATGTGTACTCACCAGTTGAATTCGTTGTAGTCATTATGAGCCTCCCACCAGAAGTAGAACcagaccagcagcagacagaagGTAAAAAGGAGGATGAGGGACCACAGCAGCTcccactgcaaacacacagatatatacaaacacaatcGATTATTTATGTGTCTCCACTATATTTAattgaaagagaaacaagacTTAAGCTCATTAGATAATACTCAAAGCATATCCTTTGAGTTAAAAGTTTCCTGAATaggaaagtgtgtccaaacttttcaCCGGTACTGTAcatactattatttttattcaaaaccCTCCCACACACGTACAGTGTAAACTTATTGCACTAACAAGCACAACTTCAACTTTTCAGACACCAGCAGAGTTAATTACAATTAAACTTTATACAAACTTATCTACTTTGGTCACATGGTGCTAACCTGGCTGCTGACCTTTGCAGAGAGTATTCCCTCATACACTTTGCTCATTATCAAAGAATTACTTTTAATAACTTCACACGTAAACTGACTAATTACTGTCCTCATCTGTCATGCACTC
The Seriola aureovittata isolate HTS-2021-v1 ecotype China chromosome 4, ASM2101889v1, whole genome shotgun sequence genome window above contains:
- the gdpd5b gene encoding glycerophosphodiester phosphodiesterase domain-containing protein 5 isoform X1 — translated: MVKHQPLQVYERQLCLSCITGIYGCRWKRYQRSHDDTTKWELLWSLILLFTFCLLLVWFYFWWEAHNDYNEFNWFLYNRSGVWSDGTVPILATTAAGFTYIAFLMVLALCHIALGQQLNLHWLHKIGVTAALLTTIIGVISVNQTWGQEWDVIPISLQATGPFLHIGALAAVTALSWIVAGQVARAEKTMFQVVVVLLYLSVLLGLYVMPLYITSPCIMEPTSLKPRPDVIGHQGAPMLAPENTLWSFQRALQMNVTGLEADVAISVDGVPFLMHDSTLRRTTDVEKVFPDRQMDEASFFNWTDLQQLNAGQWFLKDDPFWTVHTLSQHEKTLIANQSVCSLEQLLKLASYHNSTVVFRLRRPPPDHPCYYSWINDTLQAVQQSGVPPSLVMWTPDEQRAQVRQLAPGLIQTSVEKLSPQSLHQSGISRLLLRYNQASTKDISDFSESHINLTLYTVNEPWLYSVLWCSGVSSVSSEAPHILRKVPYPIWLMRPHGYCLMWVSADLISFAVVIGIFIFQNYHMIRYRMSGMHSYNPEQIMLSAAVRRSSRDISVMKEKLIFSEVGNGVGSAEELYADNGYDYYTNQGISQ
- the gdpd5b gene encoding glycerophosphodiester phosphodiesterase domain-containing protein 5 isoform X2, whose product is MVKHQPLQVYERQLCLSCITGIYGCRWKRYQRSHDDTTKWELLWSLILLFTFCLLLVWFYFWWEAHNDYNEFNWFLYNRSGVWSDGTVPILATTAAGFTYIAFLMVLALCHIALGQQLNLHWLHKIGVTAALLTTIIGVISVNQTWGQEWDVIPISLQATGPFLHIGALAAVTALSWIVAGQVARAEKTMFQVVVVLLYLSVLLGLYVMPLYITSPCIMEPTSLKPRPDVIGHQGAPMLAPENTLWSFQRALQMNVTGLEADVAISVDGVPFLMHDSTLRRTTDVEKVFPDRQMDEASFFNWTDLQQLNAGQWFLKDDPFWTVHTLSQHEKTLIANQSVCSLEQLLKLASYHNSTVVFRLRRPPPDHPCYYSWINDTLQAVQQSGVPPSLVMWTPDEQRAQVRQLAPGLIQTSVEKLSPQSLHQSGISRLLLRYNQASTKDISDFSESHINLTLYTVNEPWLYSVLWCSGVSSVSSEAPHILRKVPYPIWLMRPHGYCLMWVSADLISFAVVIGIFIFQKYRMSGMHSYNPEQIMLSAAVRRSSRDISVMKEKLIFSEVGNGVGSAEELYADNGYDYYTNQGISQ